The following are from one region of the Streptomyces tuirus genome:
- a CDS encoding multicopper oxidase family protein, giving the protein MFSRRHAIRLGLSTGAVGAVGAAGGVFRTLTAGQPAAAAGQSATAAGHSAAAAGAAAGKAAPAGAAAAPVEPFSLPLTTPPVLAPYRRTKSADFYRITMRRAGVEILPGTRTDALTYNGSFTGPTIRARTGRTTVVQQVNALDMPTSVHLHGGNNPVAHDGGMMDTIAPGRRRTYVYENKQPGATLWTHDHAHHMESEHVYRGLSGLYLLRDPAEDRLGLPSGKYDIPLVLRDAHFDAGAQMVYTMDDAENRTTILVNGRPWPYLKVEARKYRFRLVNSCNLRIFVLALSDGSATQHPVRQIGTDGGLLAAPAETPVLVLSPGERIDFVVDFSKYAPGTKLTLANMLGPGPTELVGQVMRFDVGERTADSSTVPDTLATLPALAKPTVERSFELSMDEPGSGGHQAYINGKTFDPDRIDTHIEWGSTEVWTVTNKSATVPHNFHTHLVQFRILERDGQPPYPAETGWKDTVLLFPGQTAKLQLTFDSHRGVYPYHCHMIDHSAMGMMAQMKIA; this is encoded by the coding sequence GTGTTCAGTCGTCGACATGCGATACGTCTCGGCCTCAGCACCGGCGCCGTCGGCGCGGTCGGCGCGGCGGGCGGGGTCTTCCGGACGCTCACCGCCGGACAGCCGGCCGCGGCCGCCGGACAGTCCGCCACGGCCGCCGGACACTCAGCCGCGGCCGCCGGCGCGGCGGCCGGGAAGGCCGCACCGGCCGGCGCGGCAGCCGCCCCGGTCGAACCCTTCTCGCTGCCCCTGACGACCCCGCCGGTCCTGGCCCCCTACCGCCGCACCAAGAGCGCGGACTTCTACCGGATCACCATGCGCCGCGCCGGCGTGGAGATCCTGCCGGGCACCCGCACCGACGCCCTGACCTACAACGGCTCGTTCACGGGCCCCACCATCCGCGCCCGCACCGGCCGGACCACCGTCGTCCAGCAGGTCAACGCGCTGGACATGCCGACCTCGGTGCACCTGCACGGCGGCAACAACCCGGTGGCGCACGACGGCGGGATGATGGACACCATCGCCCCCGGCCGGCGGCGCACCTACGTCTACGAGAACAAGCAGCCCGGCGCGACCCTGTGGACGCACGACCACGCGCACCACATGGAGTCCGAGCACGTCTACCGCGGCCTGTCGGGCCTCTACCTGCTGCGCGACCCCGCCGAGGACCGGCTGGGCCTGCCGTCCGGGAAGTACGACATCCCGCTGGTGCTGCGCGACGCGCACTTCGACGCGGGCGCCCAGATGGTCTACACGATGGACGACGCGGAGAACCGCACGACCATCCTGGTCAACGGCCGCCCCTGGCCCTACCTCAAGGTCGAGGCCCGCAAGTACCGCTTCCGGCTGGTCAACTCCTGCAACCTGCGCATCTTCGTCCTCGCTCTGTCCGACGGCTCGGCCACCCAGCACCCCGTGCGGCAGATCGGCACCGACGGCGGCCTGCTCGCCGCGCCCGCCGAGACGCCCGTGCTGGTCCTGTCCCCGGGCGAGCGCATCGACTTCGTCGTCGACTTCTCGAAGTACGCGCCCGGCACCAAGCTCACCCTCGCCAACATGCTGGGCCCCGGCCCGACCGAACTCGTCGGCCAGGTCATGCGGTTCGACGTCGGCGAGCGCACCGCCGACTCCAGCACAGTCCCGGACACCCTCGCCACGCTGCCGGCCCTGGCCAAGCCGACCGTGGAGCGCAGCTTCGAGCTCTCCATGGACGAGCCCGGCTCCGGCGGCCACCAGGCCTACATCAACGGCAAGACCTTCGACCCCGACCGCATCGACACCCACATCGAGTGGGGCAGCACCGAGGTGTGGACGGTCACCAACAAGAGCGCCACCGTGCCGCACAACTTCCATACGCATCTGGTGCAGTTCCGCATTCTCGAACGGGACGGCCAGCCGCCCTATCCGGCGGAGACCGGCTGGAAGGACACCGTGCTGCTCTTCCCCGGCCAGACGGCGAAACTCCAGCTCACCTTCGATTCGCACCGCGGTGTCTATCCGTACCACTGCCACATGATCGACCACAGCGCCATGGGAATGATGGCGCAGATGAAGATCGCCTGA
- a CDS encoding DUF7010 family protein → MTSTSPTTPPTPSASDAECLALTRNLRRRGVAVLSVFGLMWAVAAASGTGSATDVAPLAIEVAALLITAAAIYLGYRKDAAPSPRMVDLPANWARGVGIVNTVELAAIFAVIAASNAAGRPEVIPAGIALVVGLHFFPLARLYDQWQYRWTASLLTVVAVAGFVLVAAGVASETVRIVVGLGSAVVLWASSYHLALRG, encoded by the coding sequence GTGACATCTACGTCCCCCACAACGCCCCCCACCCCGTCCGCCTCGGACGCCGAGTGCCTCGCCCTCACCCGCAACCTGCGCCGCCGAGGCGTGGCCGTGCTCTCCGTGTTCGGCCTGATGTGGGCCGTGGCGGCGGCCTCCGGGACCGGCTCGGCGACGGATGTCGCGCCGCTCGCCATCGAGGTGGCGGCGCTGCTGATCACCGCGGCGGCGATCTACCTGGGGTACCGCAAGGACGCCGCGCCCTCGCCCCGGATGGTGGACCTTCCGGCCAACTGGGCGCGCGGCGTGGGCATCGTCAACACCGTCGAGCTGGCGGCCATCTTCGCCGTCATCGCCGCGTCCAACGCCGCGGGCCGGCCCGAGGTCATCCCCGCGGGCATCGCCCTCGTCGTGGGCCTGCACTTCTTCCCGCTCGCCCGGCTGTACGACCAGTGGCAGTACCGGTGGACGGCGTCGCTGCTGACCGTCGTCGCGGTCGCCGGGTTCGTGCTCGTCGCGGCCGGCGTCGCGAGCGAGACCGTGCGGATCGTGGTGGGCCTGGGCAGCGCGGTGGTGCTGTGGGCCTCGTCGTACCACCTGGCCCTGCGCGGCTGA
- a CDS encoding 2-amino-3,7-dideoxy-D-threo-hept-6-ulosonate synthase, protein MTAFGHFARSLRLRRLYRHSTAGLMITPLDHSISDGPVAPKGTSLDHLAGQLAAGGADAVVVHKGSVRHISPERFAAMSLIIHLNASTSQALDPDAKYVVTQVEEALRLGADAVSVHVNVGSDDERQQIGDLGRIADACDRWNLPLLAMVYPRGPRVTDPRDPDLVAHAVTVASDLGADLVKTVFLGSTAEMLDLTAACPVPVLVAGGPAMPTEEDVLAYVRAALAGGAGGVAMGRNIFQASDPRQLAAKVARLIHHFPEQHFAPLAFPADAHRAERLTPDHLDAPDHLGAPGAPLDHDTHHLSDPSYSSHPTGGPHHDGRKTVLA, encoded by the coding sequence ATGACCGCATTCGGCCACTTCGCCAGGTCACTGAGGCTGCGGCGGCTCTACCGCCACAGCACGGCAGGCCTGATGATCACCCCTCTCGACCACTCGATCAGCGACGGGCCCGTCGCTCCCAAGGGCACCAGCCTCGACCACCTCGCCGGGCAGCTCGCCGCCGGCGGCGCGGACGCGGTCGTCGTGCACAAGGGCAGCGTCCGGCACATCAGCCCGGAGCGGTTCGCCGCGATGTCGCTGATCATCCATCTCAACGCGTCCACCAGCCAGGCGCTCGACCCCGACGCCAAGTACGTGGTGACGCAGGTCGAGGAGGCCCTCCGGCTCGGCGCGGACGCGGTGAGCGTCCACGTCAACGTCGGCTCGGACGACGAGCGGCAGCAGATCGGCGACCTCGGACGGATCGCCGACGCCTGCGACCGGTGGAACCTGCCGCTGCTCGCCATGGTGTACCCGCGCGGCCCCCGGGTCACCGACCCGCGCGACCCGGACCTGGTGGCGCACGCCGTCACCGTCGCCTCCGACCTGGGCGCGGACCTGGTCAAGACCGTCTTCCTCGGCTCGACCGCGGAGATGCTCGACCTGACCGCGGCCTGCCCGGTGCCCGTACTCGTCGCGGGCGGTCCCGCGATGCCCACCGAGGAGGACGTACTGGCCTACGTCCGGGCCGCCCTGGCCGGCGGCGCGGGCGGGGTGGCGATGGGCCGCAACATCTTCCAGGCCTCCGACCCCCGGCAGCTCGCCGCCAAGGTCGCCCGGCTGATCCACCACTTCCCGGAGCAGCACTTCGCCCCGCTGGCCTTCCCGGCCGACGCCCACCGGGCCGAGCGGCTGACCCCCGATCACCTGGACGCCCCGGACCACCTCGGCGCGCCCGGCGCCCCGCTCGACCACGACACGCACCACCTCTCCGACCCTTCGTACTCCTCACACCCGACAGGAGGTCCGCATCATGACGGACGCAAAACTGTGCTGGCTTGA
- a CDS encoding DUF805 domain-containing protein: MHWYIDVLKKYATFSGRARRQEYWMFTLISSLIYVVLMVIDISTLGTGVIAMIYELAVLLPSLAVAVRRLHDTERSGWWLLIALIPLVGAIVLLVFLASDSKPEANGYGPNPKLAAAAA; the protein is encoded by the coding sequence ATGCACTGGTACATCGACGTCCTCAAGAAGTACGCCACCTTCAGCGGCCGCGCCCGCCGCCAGGAGTACTGGATGTTCACGCTCATCAGCTCGCTCATCTATGTCGTACTGATGGTCATCGACATCAGCACCCTCGGCACCGGCGTCATCGCCATGATTTACGAGCTCGCCGTCCTGCTCCCGAGCCTCGCGGTTGCGGTCCGCCGCCTCCACGACACCGAGCGCTCCGGCTGGTGGCTGCTCATCGCCCTGATCCCGCTGGTGGGCGCGATTGTCCTCCTGGTCTTCCTGGCCAGCGACAGCAAGCCGGAAGCGAACGGGTACGGCCCGAACCCGAAGCTGGCCGCCGCGGCTGCCTGA
- a CDS encoding response regulator transcription factor, giving the protein MSIRIVLAGDHQLVLEAFAETLNGVDGLEVVGLATSYDSVQPAVERHRPTVLLLGESTMGGKALRVATDVRSRHPRCGVALMVGAATSSVVDRAVAAGALGVVPKNARLPQLVTTLMGVAGGCLTVDPSLLRPVSVGELSLSTREMDVLRLTAGGATVKEIAGELYLAAGTVRNLTSAAIKKLGGRNRFDAARIAGEHGLL; this is encoded by the coding sequence ATGTCGATTCGCATAGTCCTCGCTGGTGATCACCAACTCGTGCTGGAGGCCTTCGCCGAGACGCTCAACGGCGTCGACGGGCTGGAGGTCGTCGGCCTGGCCACGTCGTACGACTCCGTGCAGCCGGCCGTGGAGCGGCACCGGCCGACGGTGTTGCTGCTGGGTGAGTCCACGATGGGTGGGAAGGCGCTGCGCGTCGCCACCGATGTGCGCAGCCGGCATCCCCGGTGCGGGGTCGCTCTGATGGTCGGGGCGGCGACGTCGTCGGTGGTGGACCGGGCCGTGGCGGCCGGCGCGCTGGGCGTCGTACCGAAGAACGCCCGGCTCCCCCAGCTCGTCACGACGCTGATGGGCGTCGCGGGCGGCTGCCTGACCGTCGACCCGTCGCTGCTGCGGCCGGTCTCCGTCGGTGAACTGTCGCTGAGCACCCGGGAGATGGACGTGCTGCGGCTGACGGCCGGCGGGGCGACGGTGAAGGAGATCGCGGGCGAGCTGTATCTGGCGGCGGGCACGGTGCGGAATCTGACGTCCGCCGCGATCAAGAAGCTCGGCGGCCGCAACCGGTTCGACGCGGCGAGGATCGCCGGGGAACACGGGCTGTTGTGA
- a CDS encoding helix-turn-helix domain-containing protein — translation MDDVSPLDQQTLAVYRAILFHKQHDPDKLAELLDIGPDDVHAALMRLSDLSLLAPSGDSPGSLRAVNPSLGLKVLLQREQDELAWRQQRIEQNRAALAALAAEYTASGGSGSDGTEQLDNVDEIRIRLEALAESCQQESLVFHPVGGLTKEAIEASRPLNERALARGVRFRSIYLDSAVNDRVTRSHAQWMAEHNSEIRTSPTLPMRLLIIDTTAAIVANLPGQTGPAALMFHSRPVVLAMRALFEAYWEHATPFHQHPSPDDDPQGLTPQERKLLQLLATGLTDEAVARALGIGVRTERRIMAELMERLGASSRFEAGVQAARRQWI, via the coding sequence GTGGACGACGTATCGCCGCTCGATCAGCAGACCCTCGCGGTGTACCGCGCGATCCTGTTCCACAAGCAGCATGATCCGGACAAGCTGGCCGAGCTCCTCGACATCGGTCCCGACGACGTGCACGCGGCCCTCATGCGCCTGTCGGACCTGTCCCTGCTCGCTCCGTCGGGAGACTCACCCGGCTCACTGCGCGCGGTGAACCCCTCGCTCGGCCTGAAGGTGCTGCTCCAGCGGGAACAGGACGAACTGGCCTGGCGGCAGCAGCGCATCGAGCAGAACCGTGCGGCACTCGCCGCGCTCGCCGCCGAGTACACGGCGTCGGGCGGGTCCGGCTCGGACGGCACCGAACAGCTCGACAACGTCGACGAGATCCGCATCCGGCTGGAGGCCCTCGCCGAGTCGTGCCAGCAGGAGTCCCTCGTCTTCCACCCCGTCGGCGGGCTGACCAAGGAGGCCATCGAGGCGTCCCGGCCGCTGAACGAACGGGCGCTCGCCCGGGGCGTACGGTTCCGCTCGATCTACCTCGACAGTGCCGTCAACGACCGGGTGACGAGGTCCCACGCGCAGTGGATGGCGGAGCACAACAGCGAGATCCGCACGTCGCCGACCCTGCCGATGCGGCTGCTCATCATCGACACGACCGCGGCGATCGTGGCCAACCTGCCCGGCCAGACGGGCCCCGCGGCGCTGATGTTCCACAGCCGGCCGGTGGTGCTCGCCATGCGGGCCCTGTTCGAGGCCTACTGGGAACACGCGACGCCGTTCCATCAGCACCCCTCGCCCGACGACGACCCGCAGGGCCTCACCCCGCAGGAGCGCAAACTCCTGCAGCTCCTCGCCACCGGCCTCACCGACGAGGCGGTGGCCCGGGCCCTCGGCATCGGCGTCCGCACCGAACGCCGCATCATGGCCGAGCTGATGGAGCGCCTGGGTGCCTCCAGCCGCTTCGAGGCGGGGGTCCAGGCGGCCCGCCGCCAGTGGATCTGA
- a CDS encoding class I adenylate-forming enzyme family protein, which translates to MTTEAIPRPYARRVLAALGRDPTRIVLHRPERTVTAGELRASVLGSAALLHSHGVRPGTTVAILTGPNHPLMLSARYAVHLLGATSVYVRSMNPRTDTETFSVATQTGLLRDLGVSLLLVDDTDEESTARGRWLARRRPGLTVRAIPRTADGHDTVPPAPPPRPDDLAVVDFTSGSTGRPKMVAQRYGTREHLVHRLASGLDPRGPATLLSVTPVSHTTAPMADAVLCGGGTIVLHDEFDADATLTAIAELGVTDVYLAVPHLYRLLDHPLVTSFDLSSLRRITYSGTPAAPERVRQAVRVFGDVLIQVYGTTEAGGISSLTPLDHREPELLGSAGRPFPWVRVEIRAADSGAPLGRGRTGEIWINSPTVSAGYLDDPELTRATYRDGWLRTGDLGHWDRYGYLRLDGRVGDVIKHGGLKLDPAAIEAALLRHPQVRQAAVFGVRDEDLVEQVHAAVELHSGAGHTSCDLRGYVAATLTPEHAPVGVSVWPELPLTPSGKPDRARLREVTAPVRARPGGSGVSPVGAWPGEAEAPPVGARPGGSGAPPVGTWPGGSGAPPVRAWPGAEGPPVRAWPGAEGPPPVGGRPGASEAPPVGARPGGSKPPPAGTWPGGSGAPPPVRARPGGEGPSAEPRGTGPPDPGGSAGPDARRATDRRTRTDPRNRKGIP; encoded by the coding sequence ATGACCACCGAAGCCATTCCCCGCCCCTATGCGCGCCGCGTCCTCGCGGCGCTGGGCAGGGACCCGACCCGCATCGTCCTGCACCGGCCGGAACGCACGGTGACGGCAGGCGAGTTGCGCGCGTCCGTCCTGGGCAGCGCGGCGCTCCTGCACTCCCACGGCGTCCGCCCCGGCACCACCGTCGCCATCCTGACCGGACCCAACCACCCGCTGATGCTCAGCGCCCGCTACGCCGTCCATCTGCTCGGCGCCACCTCCGTCTACGTCCGCTCGATGAACCCGCGCACCGACACCGAGACCTTCTCGGTCGCCACCCAGACCGGGCTCCTGCGTGACCTCGGGGTGTCGCTGCTGCTCGTGGACGACACCGACGAGGAGAGCACGGCCCGCGGCCGATGGCTGGCGCGGCGCCGGCCCGGCCTGACCGTGCGGGCAATCCCGCGCACGGCGGACGGGCACGACACCGTGCCACCGGCCCCGCCGCCGCGCCCCGACGACCTGGCCGTCGTCGACTTCACCAGCGGCAGCACCGGCCGGCCCAAGATGGTCGCCCAGCGCTACGGCACCCGCGAACACCTCGTCCACCGGCTGGCCTCCGGCCTCGACCCCCGGGGTCCGGCGACCCTGCTGTCGGTCACACCGGTCAGCCACACGACGGCCCCCATGGCCGACGCCGTGCTGTGCGGAGGCGGCACGATCGTCCTGCACGACGAGTTCGACGCCGACGCGACCCTGACGGCCATCGCCGAACTTGGCGTGACGGACGTCTACCTGGCGGTGCCCCACCTGTACCGTCTGCTCGACCACCCCCTGGTCACGTCGTTCGACCTGTCCTCGCTGCGCCGCATCACCTACAGCGGCACACCGGCCGCCCCCGAGCGGGTCCGGCAGGCCGTCCGGGTCTTCGGCGACGTCCTCATCCAGGTGTACGGCACCACGGAGGCGGGCGGCATCAGCAGCCTCACCCCGCTCGACCACCGGGAACCCGAACTGCTGGGCTCGGCCGGCCGGCCCTTCCCCTGGGTGCGCGTGGAGATCCGGGCAGCGGACTCCGGCGCCCCGCTGGGCCGCGGCCGGACCGGCGAGATCTGGATCAACTCACCCACCGTGTCCGCCGGTTACCTCGACGACCCGGAGCTGACCCGAGCGACCTACCGGGACGGCTGGCTGCGCACCGGCGACCTCGGGCACTGGGACCGCTACGGCTACCTCCGGCTCGACGGCCGGGTCGGCGACGTCATCAAGCACGGCGGCCTCAAGCTCGACCCGGCCGCCATCGAGGCGGCGCTGCTCCGGCATCCGCAGGTGCGGCAGGCGGCGGTGTTCGGCGTACGCGACGAGGACCTGGTCGAGCAGGTCCATGCCGCCGTCGAACTGCACTCCGGCGCCGGCCACACCTCCTGCGACCTGCGCGGCTACGTCGCCGCGACGCTCACCCCGGAACACGCCCCGGTCGGCGTCTCGGTCTGGCCCGAGCTCCCCCTGACACCGTCCGGCAAACCGGACCGGGCCAGATTGCGAGAGGTCACCGCACCGGTGCGGGCCCGGCCTGGGGGGTCGGGGGTGTCGCCGGTGGGGGCCTGGCCTGGGGAGGCGGAGGCGCCGCCTGTGGGGGCCCGGCCTGGTGGGTCGGGTGCGCCGCCGGTGGGGACTTGGCCCGGTGGGTCGGGGGCGCCGCCGGTTCGGGCCTGGCCCGGTGCGGAGGGGCCGCCGGTTCGGGCCTGGCCCGGTGCGGAGGGGCCGCCGCCGGTGGGGGGCCGGCCCGGTGCGTCGGAGGCGCCGCCGGTAGGGGCCCGGCCTGGGGGGTCGAAGCCGCCGCCTGCAGGGACCTGGCCTGGTGGGTCGGGGGCGCCGCCGCCGGTGCGGGCCCGGCCCGGTGGGGAGGGGCCGTCCGCCGAGCCGCGTGGCACCGGTCCGCCCGACCCCGGCGGCTCCGCCGGACCAGACGCCCGCCGGGCCACCGACCGGCGTACGCGTACCGATCCGCGCAACAGAAAGGGCATCCCATGA
- a CDS encoding SagB/ThcOx family dehydrogenase, producing MNPAGTKAITEKPPAPAARALRTDVRVTFDDGTHTALLRGPVTSLALRPVRGPLRTVLLRLAEGPLPREELYEGLDAVGRERADALLERAGQLLAYSVLTHDEPPLRRESLRLEPTARDAGHRVADVAAVDRVRLSRFAFCRTREGVLVLESPLAKFRAVLVDRAARELVAALGQPGRAGSAGEVTGLSEAETLDVLSHLVGLGFAEIAGPDGTFPSDGEPVLRQWDFHDLLFHSRVRSGRYDGVFGAVYPYRGEIDPLPAVKPAPPGPVTELYRPRRADLDAADPSLTAAIESRRSHRTFGERALTARELGEFLYRVQRVRVHRTPGADSPGEDEVVSRPYPSGGSLYELELYVTVLRCDGLEPGVYHYDSFAHRLVLVSAEEADRRALLGVASRSVGFDVHPDVLFTVTSRFQRMAWKYRAMAYATTLRHTGVLYQTMYLVATAMGLAPCGLGNGDADLSARVLGLDYLQESSVGDFLLGTPAGGTELPADPGEEWHMVNSPDWAIPLDGPGKPGVGEKSSAP from the coding sequence ATGAATCCCGCAGGCACGAAAGCGATCACCGAGAAACCCCCCGCGCCCGCCGCCCGGGCGCTGCGCACCGATGTGCGGGTGACATTCGACGACGGCACCCACACGGCGCTGCTCAGGGGGCCCGTCACCTCCCTCGCCCTGCGCCCGGTGCGCGGCCCGTTGCGTACGGTCCTGCTCCGGCTGGCCGAGGGGCCGCTGCCGCGGGAGGAGTTGTACGAGGGTCTCGACGCGGTCGGCCGGGAGCGGGCCGACGCCCTGCTGGAGCGGGCCGGGCAGCTGCTGGCGTACAGCGTGCTGACGCATGACGAGCCGCCGCTGCGACGGGAGTCGCTGCGGCTGGAGCCGACCGCGCGGGATGCCGGGCACCGGGTCGCGGACGTGGCCGCCGTCGACCGCGTCCGCCTCTCCCGGTTCGCGTTCTGCCGTACGCGCGAGGGCGTGCTCGTCCTGGAGTCACCGCTGGCGAAGTTCCGCGCGGTGCTGGTCGACCGGGCGGCGCGTGAACTCGTCGCCGCCCTGGGGCAGCCGGGCCGGGCCGGGAGCGCCGGGGAGGTCACCGGGCTGAGCGAGGCGGAGACCCTGGACGTCCTGTCCCACCTGGTCGGTCTGGGCTTCGCCGAGATCGCCGGCCCGGACGGCACCTTCCCCTCGGACGGCGAACCGGTGCTGCGGCAGTGGGACTTCCACGATCTGCTGTTCCACTCGCGGGTGCGCTCCGGGCGCTACGACGGCGTCTTCGGGGCCGTCTACCCCTACCGGGGCGAGATCGACCCGCTGCCCGCCGTGAAGCCCGCGCCGCCCGGCCCGGTGACCGAGCTGTACCGCCCGCGCCGCGCCGACCTCGACGCCGCCGACCCGTCGCTGACCGCCGCCATCGAGTCGCGCCGCTCCCACCGAACCTTCGGGGAGCGGGCGTTGACGGCGCGCGAGCTGGGCGAGTTCCTGTACCGGGTGCAGCGCGTACGCGTCCACCGCACCCCGGGCGCGGACTCCCCGGGTGAGGACGAGGTCGTCTCACGGCCGTACCCGAGCGGCGGCTCGCTGTACGAACTGGAGCTGTACGTCACCGTGCTGCGCTGTGACGGGCTGGAACCGGGCGTCTACCACTACGACTCCTTCGCGCACCGCCTGGTCCTGGTCAGCGCCGAGGAGGCGGACCGGCGGGCGCTGCTGGGGGTGGCGTCCCGCTCGGTGGGCTTCGACGTCCACCCGGACGTGCTGTTCACGGTGACGTCGCGGTTCCAGCGGATGGCGTGGAAGTACCGGGCGATGGCCTACGCCACGACGCTGCGGCACACCGGGGTGCTCTACCAGACCATGTACCTGGTGGCCACGGCGATGGGCCTGGCGCCCTGCGGTCTGGGCAACGGCGACGCCGACCTGTCGGCCCGGGTGCTGGGCCTGGACTACCTCCAGGAGTCGTCCGTGGGCGACTTCCTGCTGGGTACGCCCGCCGGCGGCACCGAGCTGCCCGCGGACCCGGGCGAGGAATGGCACATGGTGAACAGCCCTGACTGGGCAATTCCGCTCGACGGCCCCGGAAAGCCGGGCGTCGGTGAAAAGTCATCCGCCCCGTGA
- a CDS encoding thiazolylpeptide-type bacteriocin: MTAKDIKNQDADKAFEGFDADELETLEVTDGVALPEMGASSGSIGTSSSSSSTCSAC, from the coding sequence ATGACCGCCAAGGACATCAAGAACCAGGACGCGGACAAGGCGTTCGAGGGCTTCGACGCGGACGAGCTGGAGACCCTCGAGGTCACCGACGGCGTCGCCCTGCCGGAGATGGGCGCCTCCAGCGGCTCGATCGGCACCTCGTCCTCCTCGTCCAGCACCTGCTCGGCCTGCTGA
- a CDS encoding 3-dehydroquinate synthase II codes for MTDAKLCWLDIRGAGTATQAVLEEALHQRIDGIVAADPAAFAGLPPTVRKVLLFEDGLDAVPADLGAADLVVVPGPREERAALQEAHPDVEFGRHVEIVDADTLEDACLAARLEPWSVLDFRDPTKIPLEIVIAAATGAPGSIITTASNTEEAEIVYGVLELGSDGVLMRANTVGDATALRTAASARGGEIDLVELTVTRTTHIGMGERACVDTTTHFRKDEGILVGSHSKGMVLCVSETHPLPYMPTRPFRVNAGALHSYTVSQAGRTHYLSELHAGSKVLAVDVKGRTRPVSVGRVKIETRPLISIDAVAPSGQTVNLILQDDWHVRVLGPNAAVLNSTELKPGDTILGHLPTADRHVGYPIDEFCLEK; via the coding sequence ATGACGGACGCAAAACTGTGCTGGCTTGACATCCGAGGCGCCGGCACCGCGACCCAGGCCGTCCTCGAAGAGGCCCTGCACCAGCGCATCGACGGCATCGTCGCCGCCGACCCGGCCGCCTTCGCCGGTCTGCCGCCCACCGTCCGCAAGGTCCTGCTCTTCGAGGACGGGCTCGACGCCGTCCCCGCCGACCTCGGCGCCGCCGACCTGGTCGTCGTCCCGGGCCCCCGCGAGGAGCGGGCGGCGCTCCAGGAGGCCCACCCGGACGTCGAGTTCGGCCGCCACGTGGAGATCGTCGACGCCGACACCCTGGAGGACGCCTGCCTCGCGGCCCGCCTGGAGCCGTGGAGCGTGCTCGACTTCCGCGACCCCACCAAGATCCCGCTGGAGATCGTGATCGCCGCAGCCACCGGCGCCCCCGGCTCCATCATCACCACCGCGTCCAACACCGAGGAGGCCGAGATCGTGTACGGCGTCCTGGAACTGGGCTCGGACGGCGTCCTGATGCGGGCCAACACCGTCGGCGACGCCACCGCCCTGCGCACCGCCGCCAGCGCCCGCGGCGGCGAGATCGACCTGGTCGAACTCACCGTCACGCGCACCACGCACATCGGCATGGGGGAGCGGGCCTGCGTCGACACCACGACCCACTTCCGCAAGGACGAGGGCATCCTCGTCGGCTCGCACTCCAAGGGCATGGTGCTGTGCGTCAGCGAGACCCACCCGCTGCCGTACATGCCGACCCGCCCCTTCCGGGTCAACGCCGGCGCCCTGCACTCGTACACCGTCTCGCAGGCCGGCCGCACCCACTACCTCAGCGAACTCCACGCCGGCAGCAAGGTGCTGGCCGTCGACGTCAAGGGCCGCACCCGGCCCGTCAGCGTCGGCCGCGTCAAGATCGAGACCCGTCCGCTGATCTCCATCGACGCGGTCGCCCCGAGCGGGCAGACGGTCAACCTGATCCTCCAGGACGACTGGCACGTCCGCGTCCTCGGCCCGAACGCCGCCGTCCTCAACTCCACGGAGCTGAAGCCCGGCGACACCATTCTCGGGCACCTGCCCACGGCCGACCGTCATGTCGGCTACCCCATCGACGAGTTCTGCCTGGAGAAGTGA